One region of Jatrophihabitans cynanchi genomic DNA includes:
- a CDS encoding class I fructose-bisphosphate aldolase, protein MTSTPHALRELGLNAGKRARLHRLLFGHGLGNGTALFLPYDQGLEHGPRDFFANPAASDPSYILKLAVEGGFNGIVTQIGFAEKLFWDFAGEVPLILKLNGKTDIPSDARALSPVHATVEDAVRLGADAVGYTLYVGTPEQVTDFEQYRTVRADAQRLGMPLIVWAYPRGEAIEAKGGRDSFYAVDYAARVASELGADVVKVNFPHPDKIADVPEVYRASFSAQAAIDAVVRSANNTLVLVSGGSRQGDEAMLEKATRSMDAGATGLIFGRNVWQRPHEESLRFVDQLRKILAQHARAR, encoded by the coding sequence ATGACGTCCACACCGCATGCGCTACGCGAACTCGGACTCAACGCCGGCAAGCGGGCTCGCCTGCACCGGCTGCTGTTCGGGCACGGCTTGGGTAACGGCACGGCACTGTTCCTGCCCTATGACCAAGGACTCGAGCACGGTCCACGCGACTTCTTCGCCAACCCTGCGGCGTCCGACCCGAGCTACATCCTCAAGCTCGCTGTCGAGGGCGGCTTCAACGGCATCGTCACGCAGATCGGGTTTGCCGAGAAGCTGTTCTGGGACTTCGCCGGCGAGGTACCGCTGATCTTGAAGCTGAACGGCAAGACCGATATCCCGTCCGATGCCCGCGCCCTCTCGCCGGTGCACGCCACGGTCGAGGACGCTGTCCGGCTCGGCGCCGACGCGGTCGGGTACACGCTCTACGTCGGCACGCCCGAACAGGTGACCGACTTCGAGCAGTACCGAACCGTACGCGCCGACGCGCAACGCCTCGGTATGCCCTTGATCGTCTGGGCGTATCCCCGCGGCGAGGCGATCGAGGCGAAGGGCGGCCGCGACTCGTTCTACGCGGTCGACTACGCCGCGCGCGTTGCAAGCGAACTCGGCGCCGACGTCGTCAAGGTCAACTTCCCGCACCCGGACAAGATCGCCGACGTCCCGGAGGTCTACCGGGCGAGTTTCTCCGCCCAGGCCGCGATCGACGCGGTGGTGCGCTCGGCCAACAACACGCTGGTGCTCGTATCCGGCGGGAGCCGGCAAGGCGACGAGGCGATGCTCGAGAAGGCCACTCGATCGATGGATGCCGGGGCGACCGGGCTGATCTTCGGGCGAAACGTCTGGCAGCGCCCGCACGAGGAGTCCCTGCGGTTCGTCGACCAGCTGCGCAAGATCCTGGCGCAGCACGCACGCGCGCGGTGA